In Bradyrhizobium guangxiense, the following are encoded in one genomic region:
- a CDS encoding TetR/AcrR family transcriptional regulator, whose translation MSRVRTRPTRDDTRDRLFEAAARVFEEDGIGGASIEAIAAAAGFTRGAFYSNFKSKDELIIAMLEDHVEQSIRRNLDILAQHDNLDDFIAALKAMDRTQQDPLGRAPLLHMEMILFVARAEKRRPELAKRLRARRKLIADIIEATLQSNGRNDRLNPSWMASVVLALEDGFRLHRLIDPETTPADSFLRAITDLRRRTGLAGE comes from the coding sequence ATGTCAAGGGTGAGAACCAGGCCGACCAGGGACGATACGCGCGACAGGCTGTTCGAGGCCGCCGCGCGCGTGTTCGAGGAGGACGGCATCGGCGGCGCCAGCATCGAGGCGATCGCCGCAGCCGCCGGCTTCACCCGCGGCGCGTTCTATTCCAACTTCAAGAGCAAGGACGAACTCATCATCGCCATGCTCGAGGACCATGTCGAGCAGTCGATCCGGCGCAACCTCGACATCCTCGCGCAGCACGACAATCTCGACGATTTCATCGCCGCGCTGAAGGCGATGGACCGCACGCAGCAGGACCCGCTCGGCCGTGCGCCGCTGCTGCACATGGAGATGATCCTGTTCGTCGCGCGCGCCGAGAAGCGCCGCCCCGAGCTCGCAAAACGCCTGCGCGCGCGGCGCAAGCTGATCGCCGACATCATCGAGGCGACGCTGCAGAGCAACGGCAGGAACGACAGACTGAACCCGTCCTGGATGGCCTCCGTCGTGCTCGCGCTCGAAGACGGCTTTCGGCTGCACCGGCTGATCGATCCCGAGACAACGCCGGCCGACAGCTTTCTGCGTGCGATCACGGATCTGCGGCGGAGGACGGGACTGGCGGGGGAGTAA